The proteins below come from a single Magallana gigas chromosome 10, xbMagGiga1.1, whole genome shotgun sequence genomic window:
- the LOC105333688 gene encoding uncharacterized protein, with product MYYSKTPQCALCDTPNPQLSYCNKCYVDLCETCVEKHVSSYSVKHRIVTFKERKKEPKYPKCSRHIGRPCKRFCLTCNIPSCGQCYSSYEHKGHYLVEFFVNLAKAREEISTDLQELENSIYPEYQKFAPYILSLRTNLKKDSRKLANDLNKRREELIREIDDIINKLTSDFVDVKNNFLFALNKQEHEIKQTVPEVIQSIEELKKLSNSNDGCLVSEYISRNAEFRMLLNEIEVCLPIFTPGKLNKKKFWRQFGSLSLPSVETENYTNNIESSETSQSPPVQPLPDVPQSPERNPSPPVLHLPDVAQFPVMNPFLLPQPLLDVPQSPETTPSPPLRPLLDVPQILKAIDTGSANLSSVALLSDEELWTTGNDCIITLHNLQGQLLQSVQTKSGIKPSDIAVTWNGDLVYIIIDPPFRTVNKIVNTQVQELLTLREWRPRHVCCTISGDILVVMVSDDKQTKVVRYFAYGSKEIQFNDKVDPLYSSGQYSLYISSNRNGDICVADNEAGAVVVVSESGKFRFTYTGSQAYNRKLSFIPVGIATDSSFRILTSDRLNNCIHIIDQNGEFLRYIDSCDLDDLWGLCVDTKDNLFVAEWKKGQVKKIQYCEEIN from the coding sequence ATGTACTACAGTAAAACTCCCCAATGTGCCTTGTGTGATACGCCTAACCCCCAGTTATCATATTGTAACAAATGCTACGTCGATCTTTGCGAGACCTGTGTTGAGAAACATGTTTCAAGTTATTCAGTGAAACATCGAATTGTAACattcaaagaaagaaaaaaggaacCTAAATATCCGAAATGCTCAAGACACATTGGGAGACCGTGTAAACGTTTTTGTTTAACATGTAACATTCCTTCTTGTGGGCAGTGTTATTCATCCTATGAGCATAAAGGACATTATCTCGTTGAATTTTTTGTTAACTTGGCAAAAGCAAGAGAAGAGATATCAACAGATTTACAAGAGTTGGAAAACTCCATCTATCCCGAATATCAGAAGTTTGCACCTTATATTTTGAGTCTGAGAACTAATCTGAAAAAAGATTCCCGAAAATTGGCGAACGATCTGAATAAACGAAGAGAAGAATTGATCCGAGAGATAGACGACATTATCAACAAACTAACCTCAGATTTCGttgatgtaaaaaataattttctgttcGCTCTGAACAAACAAGAACACGAAATCAAACAAACCGTACCCGAAGTCATTCAAAGCATTGAGGAGTTGAAGAAACTGTCAAACTCCAACGATGGATGCCTTGTCTCCGAATACATATCCAggaatgctgaattcagaaTGTTGCTTAATGAAATCGAAGTCTGCCTACCAATATTCACTCCTGGAAAGCttaacaaaaagaaattttgGAGACAATTTGGTTCTCTCTCACTGCCTTCTGtggaaacagaaaattatacaaACAACATAGAATCCTCGGAAACGAGCCAATCTCCCCCGGTCCAACCTCTACCGGATGTGCCTCAATCCCCGGAAAGGAACCCATCTCCCCCTGTTCTACATCTACCGGATGTGGCTCAATTCCCGGTAATGAACCCATTTCTCCTGCCCCAACCTCTACTGGATGTGCCCCAGTCACCAGAAACGACCCCATCTCCCCCGCTTCGACCCCTACTAGATGTGCCTCAAATCCTGAAAGCAATAGACACAGGGTCTGCAAATCTATCCAGCGTGGCTTTACTTAGCGATGAGGAGTTATGGACAACTGGGAACGACTGCATCATCACGCTCCATAATCTCCAGGGTCAACTATTGcagtcagtccaaaccaagtctGGGATCAAGCCATCAGATATAGCAGTGACATGGAATGGGGATctggtttatataattattgacCCGCCGTTTAGAACTGTGAACAAAATAGTGAATACACAGGTACAGGAGTTGCTTACGCTTCGGGAATGGAGACCCCGCCATGTCTGTTGTACCATATCCGGTGATATTCTAGTTGTTATGGTTAGTGATGATAAACAAACGAAAGTTGTACGTTATTTTGCATATGGGTCCAAGGAAATTCAGTTCAATGACAAAGTGGATCCCCTCTATTCGTCTGGTCAATACTCTTTATACATTAGTAGTAACAGGAACGGTGATATTTGTGTAGCTGACAACGAGGCCGGTGCAGTTGTTGTTGTCAGTGAGTCCGGGAAATTTCGATTTACCTACACAGGTTCTCAAGCCTACAACCGGAAGTTGTCATTTATTCCAGTTGGGATCGCTACGGATAGTAGTTTCCGTATACTTACGTCAGACCGCCTCAACAACTGCATACATATCATAGATCAGAACGGAGAGTTCCTGCGATACATTGACAGCTGTGATTTAGATGATCtgtggggtttatgtgtggataCCAAAGATAATCTCTTTGTGGCCGAGTGGAAAAAAGGTCAAGTGAAAAAAATCCAATACTGCGAAGAAATAAATTGA